One Ciconia boyciana chromosome 9, ASM3463844v1, whole genome shotgun sequence genomic window carries:
- the HNRNPH1 gene encoding heterogeneous nuclear ribonucleoprotein H isoform X3, translated as MDPCHTEETEGEIPGLGFSDRSEQIVSRGVASAFEAATTEAETEPSLTPNVMLNTESSEGYVVKVRGLPWSCSTEEVQRFFSDCKILNGALGIRFIYTREGRPSGEAFAELESEEDVKLALKKDRETMGHRYVEVFKSNNVEMDWVLKHTGPNSPDTANDGFVRLRGLPFGCSKEEIVQFFSGLEIVPNGITLPVDFQGRSTGEAFVQFASQEIAEKALKKHKERIGHRYIEIFKSSRAEVRTHYDPPRKLLAMQRPGPYDRPGLTRGYNSLGRGSSLERMRRGAYGGGYGGYDDYNGYNDGYGFGSDRFGREWTLFSAGMSDHRYGDGGSTFQSTTGHCVHMRGLPYRATENDIYNFFSPLNPVRVHIEIGPDGRVTGEADVEFATHEDAVAAMSKDKANMQHRYVELFLNSTAGGSGGAYGSQMMGAMGSQSSYGGPANQQLSGGYGGGYGGQSSMSGYDPGSQGAMNSSYYSSGNRASMGVNGMGGMSNMSNMSGGWGM; from the exons ATGGACCCTTGTCACACCGAGGAGACCGAGGGCGAGATCCCCGGCTTGG GCTTCAGTGACCGAAGCGAGCAGATTGTTTCACGTGGGGTAGCGTCAGCATTTGAAGCTG CAACCACAGAAGCTGAGACGGAGCCGAGCCTGACCCCCAATGTGATGCTCAACACGGAGAGCAGTGAGGGATACGTGGTGAAAGTCAGGGGGCTGCCTTGGTCCTGCTCCACCGAGGAGGTGCAGAGGTTTTTCTCGG attgcAAAATTCTCAATGGGGCGTTGGGTATTCGTTTCATCTACACCAGGGAGGGCAGACCAAGTGGAGAAGCATTTGCTGAACTTGAATCAGAGGAGGATGTGAAATTGGCActgaaaaaagacagagaaacaatGGGACACAGATATGTTGAAG TTTTCAAGTCAAACAACGTTGAAATGGATTGGGTTCTGAAGCATACTGGTCCCAACAGCCCTGATACGGCTAATGATGGTTTTGTACGTCTTAGAGGACTCCCATTTGGCTGTAGTAAAGAAGAAATTGTACAGTTTTTTTCAG GGTTGGAAATCGTGCCAAATGGGATAACATTGCCGGTGGACTTCCAGGGGAGGAGTACGGGGGAGGCCTTCGTGCAGTTTGCTTCACAGGAAATAGCTGAAAAGGCTCTAAAGAAACACAAGGAAAGAATAGGGCACAG GTACATTGAGATCTTCAAGAGTAGTCGAGCGGAAGTGCGCACTCACTACGACCCTCCACGCAAGCTGTTGGCAATGCAGAGACCCGGTCCTTACGACAGACCTGGTCTTACGCGGGGATATAACAGTCTTGGTAGAGGAAGTAGCTTGGAAAGAATGAGGCGTGGAGCTTACGGAGGAG GTTATGGAGGTTATGATGACTACAATGGGTATAATGATGGCTATGGTTTTGGTTCTGATAGATTTGGAAGAG AATGGACTCTTTTCTCTGCAGGAATGTCGGACCACAGATATGGCGACGGGGGATCCACCTTCCAGAGCACGACTGGCCACTGCGTCCACATGAGAGGTCTGCCTTACAGAGCTACGGAGAACGACATCTATAAC TTCTTCTCGCCTCTGAACCCTGTAAGAGTACACATTGAAATCGGACCAGATGGCAGAGTAACTGGAGAGGCAGACGTTGAGTTTGCTACTCATGAGGATGCAGTGGCCGCTATGTCCAAAGACAAAGCAAATATGC aacaCAGATATGTAGAACTCTTCTTGAATTCTACAGCAGGAGGAAGTGGTGGTGCCTATGGCAGTCAAATGATGGGAGCAATGG GAAGCCAATCCAGTTATGGTGGTCCAGCTAACCAGCAGTTGAGTGGGGGTTACGGAGGAGGATATGGCGGTCAAAGCAGCATGAGTGGATATG ACCCCGGGAGCCAGGGCGCCATGAACAGCAGTTACTACAGCAGCGGGAACCGCGCGTCCATGGGAGTGAACGGCATGGGCGGCATGTCCAACATGTCCAACATGAGTGGTGGCTGGGGAATGTAA
- the HNRNPH1 gene encoding heterogeneous nuclear ribonucleoprotein H isoform X8, with translation MDPCHTEETEGEIPGLATTEAETEPSLTPNVMLNTESSEGYVVKVRGLPWSCSTEEVQRFFSDCKILNGALGIRFIYTREGRPSGEAFAELESEEDVKLALKKDRETMGHRYVEVFKSNNVEMDWVLKHTGPNSPDTANDGFVRLRGLPFGCSKEEIVQFFSGLEIVPNGITLPVDFQGRSTGEAFVQFASQEIAEKALKKHKERIGHRYIEIFKSSRAEVRTHYDPPRKLLAMQRPGPYDRPGLTRGYNSLGRGSSLERMRRGAYGGGYGGYDDYNGYNDGYGFGSDRFGRGMSDHRYGDGGSTFQSTTGHCVHMRGLPYRATENDIYNFFSPLNPVRVHIEIGPDGRVTGEADVEFATHEDAVAAMSKDKANMQHRYVELFLNSTAGGSGGAYGSQMMGAMVKESEGVVQDWNTSTLPGSQSSYGGPANQQLSGGYGGGYGGQSSMSGYDPGSQGAMNSSYYSSGNRASMGVNGMGGMSNMSNMSGGWGM, from the exons ATGGACCCTTGTCACACCGAGGAGACCGAGGGCGAGATCCCCGGCTTGG CAACCACAGAAGCTGAGACGGAGCCGAGCCTGACCCCCAATGTGATGCTCAACACGGAGAGCAGTGAGGGATACGTGGTGAAAGTCAGGGGGCTGCCTTGGTCCTGCTCCACCGAGGAGGTGCAGAGGTTTTTCTCGG attgcAAAATTCTCAATGGGGCGTTGGGTATTCGTTTCATCTACACCAGGGAGGGCAGACCAAGTGGAGAAGCATTTGCTGAACTTGAATCAGAGGAGGATGTGAAATTGGCActgaaaaaagacagagaaacaatGGGACACAGATATGTTGAAG TTTTCAAGTCAAACAACGTTGAAATGGATTGGGTTCTGAAGCATACTGGTCCCAACAGCCCTGATACGGCTAATGATGGTTTTGTACGTCTTAGAGGACTCCCATTTGGCTGTAGTAAAGAAGAAATTGTACAGTTTTTTTCAG GGTTGGAAATCGTGCCAAATGGGATAACATTGCCGGTGGACTTCCAGGGGAGGAGTACGGGGGAGGCCTTCGTGCAGTTTGCTTCACAGGAAATAGCTGAAAAGGCTCTAAAGAAACACAAGGAAAGAATAGGGCACAG GTACATTGAGATCTTCAAGAGTAGTCGAGCGGAAGTGCGCACTCACTACGACCCTCCACGCAAGCTGTTGGCAATGCAGAGACCCGGTCCTTACGACAGACCTGGTCTTACGCGGGGATATAACAGTCTTGGTAGAGGAAGTAGCTTGGAAAGAATGAGGCGTGGAGCTTACGGAGGAG GTTATGGAGGTTATGATGACTACAATGGGTATAATGATGGCTATGGTTTTGGTTCTGATAGATTTGGAAGAG GAATGTCGGACCACAGATATGGCGACGGGGGATCCACCTTCCAGAGCACGACTGGCCACTGCGTCCACATGAGAGGTCTGCCTTACAGAGCTACGGAGAACGACATCTATAAC TTCTTCTCGCCTCTGAACCCTGTAAGAGTACACATTGAAATCGGACCAGATGGCAGAGTAACTGGAGAGGCAGACGTTGAGTTTGCTACTCATGAGGATGCAGTGGCCGCTATGTCCAAAGACAAAGCAAATATGC aacaCAGATATGTAGAACTCTTCTTGAATTCTACAGCAGGAGGAAGTGGTGGTGCCTATGGCAGTCAAATGATGGGAGCAATGG TCAAGGAATCGGAAGGGGTAGTCCAAGATTGGAACACTAGCACATTGCCAG GAAGCCAATCCAGTTATGGTGGTCCAGCTAACCAGCAGTTGAGTGGGGGTTACGGAGGAGGATATGGCGGTCAAAGCAGCATGAGTGGATATG ACCCCGGGAGCCAGGGCGCCATGAACAGCAGTTACTACAGCAGCGGGAACCGCGCGTCCATGGGAGTGAACGGCATGGGCGGCATGTCCAACATGTCCAACATGAGTGGTGGCTGGGGAATGTAA
- the HNRNPH1 gene encoding heterogeneous nuclear ribonucleoprotein H isoform X4: MDPCHTEETEGEIPGLATTEAETEPSLTPNVMLNTESSEGYVVKVRGLPWSCSTEEVQRFFSDCKILNGALGIRFIYTREGRPSGEAFAELESEEDVKLALKKDRETMGHRYVEVFKSNNVEMDWVLKHTGPNSPDTANDGFVRLRGLPFGCSKEEIVQFFSGLEIVPNGITLPVDFQGRSTGEAFVQFASQEIAEKALKKHKERIGHRYIEIFKSSRAEVRTHYDPPRKLLAMQRPGPYDRPGLTRGYNSLGRGSSLERMRRGAYGGGYGGYDDYNGYNDGYGFGSDRFGREWTLFSAGMSDHRYGDGGSTFQSTTGHCVHMRGLPYRATENDIYNFFSPLNPVRVHIEIGPDGRVTGEADVEFATHEDAVAAMSKDKANMQHRYVELFLNSTAGGSGGAYGSQMMGAMVKESEGVVQDWNTSTLPGSQSSYGGPANQQLSGGYGGGYGGQSSMSGYDPGSQGAMNSSYYSSGNRASMGVNGMGGMSNMSNMSGGWGM, translated from the exons ATGGACCCTTGTCACACCGAGGAGACCGAGGGCGAGATCCCCGGCTTGG CAACCACAGAAGCTGAGACGGAGCCGAGCCTGACCCCCAATGTGATGCTCAACACGGAGAGCAGTGAGGGATACGTGGTGAAAGTCAGGGGGCTGCCTTGGTCCTGCTCCACCGAGGAGGTGCAGAGGTTTTTCTCGG attgcAAAATTCTCAATGGGGCGTTGGGTATTCGTTTCATCTACACCAGGGAGGGCAGACCAAGTGGAGAAGCATTTGCTGAACTTGAATCAGAGGAGGATGTGAAATTGGCActgaaaaaagacagagaaacaatGGGACACAGATATGTTGAAG TTTTCAAGTCAAACAACGTTGAAATGGATTGGGTTCTGAAGCATACTGGTCCCAACAGCCCTGATACGGCTAATGATGGTTTTGTACGTCTTAGAGGACTCCCATTTGGCTGTAGTAAAGAAGAAATTGTACAGTTTTTTTCAG GGTTGGAAATCGTGCCAAATGGGATAACATTGCCGGTGGACTTCCAGGGGAGGAGTACGGGGGAGGCCTTCGTGCAGTTTGCTTCACAGGAAATAGCTGAAAAGGCTCTAAAGAAACACAAGGAAAGAATAGGGCACAG GTACATTGAGATCTTCAAGAGTAGTCGAGCGGAAGTGCGCACTCACTACGACCCTCCACGCAAGCTGTTGGCAATGCAGAGACCCGGTCCTTACGACAGACCTGGTCTTACGCGGGGATATAACAGTCTTGGTAGAGGAAGTAGCTTGGAAAGAATGAGGCGTGGAGCTTACGGAGGAG GTTATGGAGGTTATGATGACTACAATGGGTATAATGATGGCTATGGTTTTGGTTCTGATAGATTTGGAAGAG AATGGACTCTTTTCTCTGCAGGAATGTCGGACCACAGATATGGCGACGGGGGATCCACCTTCCAGAGCACGACTGGCCACTGCGTCCACATGAGAGGTCTGCCTTACAGAGCTACGGAGAACGACATCTATAAC TTCTTCTCGCCTCTGAACCCTGTAAGAGTACACATTGAAATCGGACCAGATGGCAGAGTAACTGGAGAGGCAGACGTTGAGTTTGCTACTCATGAGGATGCAGTGGCCGCTATGTCCAAAGACAAAGCAAATATGC aacaCAGATATGTAGAACTCTTCTTGAATTCTACAGCAGGAGGAAGTGGTGGTGCCTATGGCAGTCAAATGATGGGAGCAATGG TCAAGGAATCGGAAGGGGTAGTCCAAGATTGGAACACTAGCACATTGCCAG GAAGCCAATCCAGTTATGGTGGTCCAGCTAACCAGCAGTTGAGTGGGGGTTACGGAGGAGGATATGGCGGTCAAAGCAGCATGAGTGGATATG ACCCCGGGAGCCAGGGCGCCATGAACAGCAGTTACTACAGCAGCGGGAACCGCGCGTCCATGGGAGTGAACGGCATGGGCGGCATGTCCAACATGTCCAACATGAGTGGTGGCTGGGGAATGTAA
- the HNRNPH1 gene encoding heterogeneous nuclear ribonucleoprotein H isoform X1: MDPCHTEETEGEIPGLGFSDRSEQIVSRGVASAFEAATTEAETEPSLTPNVMLNTESSEGYVVKVRGLPWSCSTEEVQRFFSDCKILNGALGIRFIYTREGRPSGEAFAELESEEDVKLALKKDRETMGHRYVEVFKSNNVEMDWVLKHTGPNSPDTANDGFVRLRGLPFGCSKEEIVQFFSGLEIVPNGITLPVDFQGRSTGEAFVQFASQEIAEKALKKHKERIGHRYIEIFKSSRAEVRTHYDPPRKLLAMQRPGPYDRPGLTRGYNSLGRGSSLERMRRGAYGGGYGGYDDYNGYNDGYGFGSDRFGREWTLFSAGMSDHRYGDGGSTFQSTTGHCVHMRGLPYRATENDIYNFFSPLNPVRVHIEIGPDGRVTGEADVEFATHEDAVAAMSKDKANMQHRYVELFLNSTAGGSGGAYGSQMMGAMVKESEGVVQDWNTSTLPGSQSSYGGPANQQLSGGYGGGYGGQSSMSGYDPGSQGAMNSSYYSSGNRASMGVNGMGGMSNMSNMSGGWGM, translated from the exons ATGGACCCTTGTCACACCGAGGAGACCGAGGGCGAGATCCCCGGCTTGG GCTTCAGTGACCGAAGCGAGCAGATTGTTTCACGTGGGGTAGCGTCAGCATTTGAAGCTG CAACCACAGAAGCTGAGACGGAGCCGAGCCTGACCCCCAATGTGATGCTCAACACGGAGAGCAGTGAGGGATACGTGGTGAAAGTCAGGGGGCTGCCTTGGTCCTGCTCCACCGAGGAGGTGCAGAGGTTTTTCTCGG attgcAAAATTCTCAATGGGGCGTTGGGTATTCGTTTCATCTACACCAGGGAGGGCAGACCAAGTGGAGAAGCATTTGCTGAACTTGAATCAGAGGAGGATGTGAAATTGGCActgaaaaaagacagagaaacaatGGGACACAGATATGTTGAAG TTTTCAAGTCAAACAACGTTGAAATGGATTGGGTTCTGAAGCATACTGGTCCCAACAGCCCTGATACGGCTAATGATGGTTTTGTACGTCTTAGAGGACTCCCATTTGGCTGTAGTAAAGAAGAAATTGTACAGTTTTTTTCAG GGTTGGAAATCGTGCCAAATGGGATAACATTGCCGGTGGACTTCCAGGGGAGGAGTACGGGGGAGGCCTTCGTGCAGTTTGCTTCACAGGAAATAGCTGAAAAGGCTCTAAAGAAACACAAGGAAAGAATAGGGCACAG GTACATTGAGATCTTCAAGAGTAGTCGAGCGGAAGTGCGCACTCACTACGACCCTCCACGCAAGCTGTTGGCAATGCAGAGACCCGGTCCTTACGACAGACCTGGTCTTACGCGGGGATATAACAGTCTTGGTAGAGGAAGTAGCTTGGAAAGAATGAGGCGTGGAGCTTACGGAGGAG GTTATGGAGGTTATGATGACTACAATGGGTATAATGATGGCTATGGTTTTGGTTCTGATAGATTTGGAAGAG AATGGACTCTTTTCTCTGCAGGAATGTCGGACCACAGATATGGCGACGGGGGATCCACCTTCCAGAGCACGACTGGCCACTGCGTCCACATGAGAGGTCTGCCTTACAGAGCTACGGAGAACGACATCTATAAC TTCTTCTCGCCTCTGAACCCTGTAAGAGTACACATTGAAATCGGACCAGATGGCAGAGTAACTGGAGAGGCAGACGTTGAGTTTGCTACTCATGAGGATGCAGTGGCCGCTATGTCCAAAGACAAAGCAAATATGC aacaCAGATATGTAGAACTCTTCTTGAATTCTACAGCAGGAGGAAGTGGTGGTGCCTATGGCAGTCAAATGATGGGAGCAATGG TCAAGGAATCGGAAGGGGTAGTCCAAGATTGGAACACTAGCACATTGCCAG GAAGCCAATCCAGTTATGGTGGTCCAGCTAACCAGCAGTTGAGTGGGGGTTACGGAGGAGGATATGGCGGTCAAAGCAGCATGAGTGGATATG ACCCCGGGAGCCAGGGCGCCATGAACAGCAGTTACTACAGCAGCGGGAACCGCGCGTCCATGGGAGTGAACGGCATGGGCGGCATGTCCAACATGTCCAACATGAGTGGTGGCTGGGGAATGTAA
- the HNRNPH1 gene encoding heterogeneous nuclear ribonucleoprotein H isoform X2, with translation MDPCHTEETEGEIPGLGFSDRSEQIVSRGVASAFEAATTEAETEPSLTPNVMLNTESSEGYVVKVRGLPWSCSTEEVQRFFSDCKILNGALGIRFIYTREGRPSGEAFAELESEEDVKLALKKDRETMGHRYVEVFKSNNVEMDWVLKHTGPNSPDTANDGFVRLRGLPFGCSKEEIVQFFSGLEIVPNGITLPVDFQGRSTGEAFVQFASQEIAEKALKKHKERIGHRYIEIFKSSRAEVRTHYDPPRKLLAMQRPGPYDRPGLTRGYNSLGRGSSLERMRRGAYGGGYGGYDDYNGYNDGYGFGSDRFGRGMSDHRYGDGGSTFQSTTGHCVHMRGLPYRATENDIYNFFSPLNPVRVHIEIGPDGRVTGEADVEFATHEDAVAAMSKDKANMQHRYVELFLNSTAGGSGGAYGSQMMGAMVKESEGVVQDWNTSTLPGSQSSYGGPANQQLSGGYGGGYGGQSSMSGYDPGSQGAMNSSYYSSGNRASMGVNGMGGMSNMSNMSGGWGM, from the exons ATGGACCCTTGTCACACCGAGGAGACCGAGGGCGAGATCCCCGGCTTGG GCTTCAGTGACCGAAGCGAGCAGATTGTTTCACGTGGGGTAGCGTCAGCATTTGAAGCTG CAACCACAGAAGCTGAGACGGAGCCGAGCCTGACCCCCAATGTGATGCTCAACACGGAGAGCAGTGAGGGATACGTGGTGAAAGTCAGGGGGCTGCCTTGGTCCTGCTCCACCGAGGAGGTGCAGAGGTTTTTCTCGG attgcAAAATTCTCAATGGGGCGTTGGGTATTCGTTTCATCTACACCAGGGAGGGCAGACCAAGTGGAGAAGCATTTGCTGAACTTGAATCAGAGGAGGATGTGAAATTGGCActgaaaaaagacagagaaacaatGGGACACAGATATGTTGAAG TTTTCAAGTCAAACAACGTTGAAATGGATTGGGTTCTGAAGCATACTGGTCCCAACAGCCCTGATACGGCTAATGATGGTTTTGTACGTCTTAGAGGACTCCCATTTGGCTGTAGTAAAGAAGAAATTGTACAGTTTTTTTCAG GGTTGGAAATCGTGCCAAATGGGATAACATTGCCGGTGGACTTCCAGGGGAGGAGTACGGGGGAGGCCTTCGTGCAGTTTGCTTCACAGGAAATAGCTGAAAAGGCTCTAAAGAAACACAAGGAAAGAATAGGGCACAG GTACATTGAGATCTTCAAGAGTAGTCGAGCGGAAGTGCGCACTCACTACGACCCTCCACGCAAGCTGTTGGCAATGCAGAGACCCGGTCCTTACGACAGACCTGGTCTTACGCGGGGATATAACAGTCTTGGTAGAGGAAGTAGCTTGGAAAGAATGAGGCGTGGAGCTTACGGAGGAG GTTATGGAGGTTATGATGACTACAATGGGTATAATGATGGCTATGGTTTTGGTTCTGATAGATTTGGAAGAG GAATGTCGGACCACAGATATGGCGACGGGGGATCCACCTTCCAGAGCACGACTGGCCACTGCGTCCACATGAGAGGTCTGCCTTACAGAGCTACGGAGAACGACATCTATAAC TTCTTCTCGCCTCTGAACCCTGTAAGAGTACACATTGAAATCGGACCAGATGGCAGAGTAACTGGAGAGGCAGACGTTGAGTTTGCTACTCATGAGGATGCAGTGGCCGCTATGTCCAAAGACAAAGCAAATATGC aacaCAGATATGTAGAACTCTTCTTGAATTCTACAGCAGGAGGAAGTGGTGGTGCCTATGGCAGTCAAATGATGGGAGCAATGG TCAAGGAATCGGAAGGGGTAGTCCAAGATTGGAACACTAGCACATTGCCAG GAAGCCAATCCAGTTATGGTGGTCCAGCTAACCAGCAGTTGAGTGGGGGTTACGGAGGAGGATATGGCGGTCAAAGCAGCATGAGTGGATATG ACCCCGGGAGCCAGGGCGCCATGAACAGCAGTTACTACAGCAGCGGGAACCGCGCGTCCATGGGAGTGAACGGCATGGGCGGCATGTCCAACATGTCCAACATGAGTGGTGGCTGGGGAATGTAA
- the HNRNPH1 gene encoding heterogeneous nuclear ribonucleoprotein H isoform X9, whose translation MSTTEAETEPSLTPNVMLNTESSEGYVVKVRGLPWSCSTEEVQRFFSDCKILNGALGIRFIYTREGRPSGEAFAELESEEDVKLALKKDRETMGHRYVEVFKSNNVEMDWVLKHTGPNSPDTANDGFVRLRGLPFGCSKEEIVQFFSGLEIVPNGITLPVDFQGRSTGEAFVQFASQEIAEKALKKHKERIGHRYIEIFKSSRAEVRTHYDPPRKLLAMQRPGPYDRPGLTRGYNSLGRGSSLERMRRGAYGGGYGGYDDYNGYNDGYGFGSDRFGREWTLFSAGMSDHRYGDGGSTFQSTTGHCVHMRGLPYRATENDIYNFFSPLNPVRVHIEIGPDGRVTGEADVEFATHEDAVAAMSKDKANMQHRYVELFLNSTAGGSGGAYGSQMMGAMVKESEGVVQDWNTSTLPGSQSSYGGPANQQLSGGYGGGYGGQSSMSGYDPGSQGAMNSSYYSSGNRASMGVNGMGGMSNMSNMSGGWGM comes from the exons ATGT CAACCACAGAAGCTGAGACGGAGCCGAGCCTGACCCCCAATGTGATGCTCAACACGGAGAGCAGTGAGGGATACGTGGTGAAAGTCAGGGGGCTGCCTTGGTCCTGCTCCACCGAGGAGGTGCAGAGGTTTTTCTCGG attgcAAAATTCTCAATGGGGCGTTGGGTATTCGTTTCATCTACACCAGGGAGGGCAGACCAAGTGGAGAAGCATTTGCTGAACTTGAATCAGAGGAGGATGTGAAATTGGCActgaaaaaagacagagaaacaatGGGACACAGATATGTTGAAG TTTTCAAGTCAAACAACGTTGAAATGGATTGGGTTCTGAAGCATACTGGTCCCAACAGCCCTGATACGGCTAATGATGGTTTTGTACGTCTTAGAGGACTCCCATTTGGCTGTAGTAAAGAAGAAATTGTACAGTTTTTTTCAG GGTTGGAAATCGTGCCAAATGGGATAACATTGCCGGTGGACTTCCAGGGGAGGAGTACGGGGGAGGCCTTCGTGCAGTTTGCTTCACAGGAAATAGCTGAAAAGGCTCTAAAGAAACACAAGGAAAGAATAGGGCACAG GTACATTGAGATCTTCAAGAGTAGTCGAGCGGAAGTGCGCACTCACTACGACCCTCCACGCAAGCTGTTGGCAATGCAGAGACCCGGTCCTTACGACAGACCTGGTCTTACGCGGGGATATAACAGTCTTGGTAGAGGAAGTAGCTTGGAAAGAATGAGGCGTGGAGCTTACGGAGGAG GTTATGGAGGTTATGATGACTACAATGGGTATAATGATGGCTATGGTTTTGGTTCTGATAGATTTGGAAGAG AATGGACTCTTTTCTCTGCAGGAATGTCGGACCACAGATATGGCGACGGGGGATCCACCTTCCAGAGCACGACTGGCCACTGCGTCCACATGAGAGGTCTGCCTTACAGAGCTACGGAGAACGACATCTATAAC TTCTTCTCGCCTCTGAACCCTGTAAGAGTACACATTGAAATCGGACCAGATGGCAGAGTAACTGGAGAGGCAGACGTTGAGTTTGCTACTCATGAGGATGCAGTGGCCGCTATGTCCAAAGACAAAGCAAATATGC aacaCAGATATGTAGAACTCTTCTTGAATTCTACAGCAGGAGGAAGTGGTGGTGCCTATGGCAGTCAAATGATGGGAGCAATGG TCAAGGAATCGGAAGGGGTAGTCCAAGATTGGAACACTAGCACATTGCCAG GAAGCCAATCCAGTTATGGTGGTCCAGCTAACCAGCAGTTGAGTGGGGGTTACGGAGGAGGATATGGCGGTCAAAGCAGCATGAGTGGATATG ACCCCGGGAGCCAGGGCGCCATGAACAGCAGTTACTACAGCAGCGGGAACCGCGCGTCCATGGGAGTGAACGGCATGGGCGGCATGTCCAACATGTCCAACATGAGTGGTGGCTGGGGAATGTAA
- the HNRNPH1 gene encoding heterogeneous nuclear ribonucleoprotein H isoform X10, with amino-acid sequence MDPCHTEETEGEIPGLGFSDRSEQIVSRGVASAFEAATTEAETEPSLTPNVMLNTESSEGYVVKVRGLPWSCSTEEVQRFFSDCKILNGALGIRFIYTREGRPSGEAFAELESEEDVKLALKKDRETMGHRYVEVFKSNNVEMDWVLKHTGPNSPDTANDGFVRLRGLPFGCSKEEIVQFFSGLEIVPNGITLPVDFQGRSTGEAFVQFASQEIAEKALKKHKERIGHRYIEIFKSSRAEVRTHYDPPRKLLAMQRPGPYDRPGLTRGYNSLGRGSSLERMRRGAYGGGYGGYDDYNGYNDGYGFGSDRFGREWTLFSAGMSDHRYGDGGSTFQSTTGHCVHMRGLPYRATENDIYNFFSPLNPVRVHIEIGPDGRVTGEADVEFATHEDAVAAMSKDKANMQHRYVELFLNSTAGGSGGAYGSQMMGAMGSQSSYGGPANQQLSGGYGGGYGGQSSMSGYVLGTVDGVYEVAQQGQALGE; translated from the exons ATGGACCCTTGTCACACCGAGGAGACCGAGGGCGAGATCCCCGGCTTGG GCTTCAGTGACCGAAGCGAGCAGATTGTTTCACGTGGGGTAGCGTCAGCATTTGAAGCTG CAACCACAGAAGCTGAGACGGAGCCGAGCCTGACCCCCAATGTGATGCTCAACACGGAGAGCAGTGAGGGATACGTGGTGAAAGTCAGGGGGCTGCCTTGGTCCTGCTCCACCGAGGAGGTGCAGAGGTTTTTCTCGG attgcAAAATTCTCAATGGGGCGTTGGGTATTCGTTTCATCTACACCAGGGAGGGCAGACCAAGTGGAGAAGCATTTGCTGAACTTGAATCAGAGGAGGATGTGAAATTGGCActgaaaaaagacagagaaacaatGGGACACAGATATGTTGAAG TTTTCAAGTCAAACAACGTTGAAATGGATTGGGTTCTGAAGCATACTGGTCCCAACAGCCCTGATACGGCTAATGATGGTTTTGTACGTCTTAGAGGACTCCCATTTGGCTGTAGTAAAGAAGAAATTGTACAGTTTTTTTCAG GGTTGGAAATCGTGCCAAATGGGATAACATTGCCGGTGGACTTCCAGGGGAGGAGTACGGGGGAGGCCTTCGTGCAGTTTGCTTCACAGGAAATAGCTGAAAAGGCTCTAAAGAAACACAAGGAAAGAATAGGGCACAG GTACATTGAGATCTTCAAGAGTAGTCGAGCGGAAGTGCGCACTCACTACGACCCTCCACGCAAGCTGTTGGCAATGCAGAGACCCGGTCCTTACGACAGACCTGGTCTTACGCGGGGATATAACAGTCTTGGTAGAGGAAGTAGCTTGGAAAGAATGAGGCGTGGAGCTTACGGAGGAG GTTATGGAGGTTATGATGACTACAATGGGTATAATGATGGCTATGGTTTTGGTTCTGATAGATTTGGAAGAG AATGGACTCTTTTCTCTGCAGGAATGTCGGACCACAGATATGGCGACGGGGGATCCACCTTCCAGAGCACGACTGGCCACTGCGTCCACATGAGAGGTCTGCCTTACAGAGCTACGGAGAACGACATCTATAAC TTCTTCTCGCCTCTGAACCCTGTAAGAGTACACATTGAAATCGGACCAGATGGCAGAGTAACTGGAGAGGCAGACGTTGAGTTTGCTACTCATGAGGATGCAGTGGCCGCTATGTCCAAAGACAAAGCAAATATGC aacaCAGATATGTAGAACTCTTCTTGAATTCTACAGCAGGAGGAAGTGGTGGTGCCTATGGCAGTCAAATGATGGGAGCAATGG GAAGCCAATCCAGTTATGGTGGTCCAGCTAACCAGCAGTTGAGTGGGGGTTACGGAGGAGGATATGGCGGTCAAAGCAGCATGAGTGGATATG TATTGGGCACAGTAGATGGTGTTTACGAGGTGGCCCAGCAAGGACAGGCGTTGGGGGAATGA